One genomic window of Wenzhouxiangella sp. XN201 includes the following:
- a CDS encoding right-handed parallel beta-helix repeat-containing protein: MQYAKRFPFFIASALALLGGVPPLVTSAAAQPIHSNLIANGDFEAFSDWTLLDAPLWGSSSFDPDYFCNSPNPTGCLQASVTPIASSGERRVSSAWQCVDVEPNRAYEMSLDIHGNLGNPGSSSARMLLLDVTGNPCPEADSPPQIGDSFASAFLFEPFGWGSASGVGIVPAGVTRVATALHSTTGSSSESAKFFFDNAVLGKLRPDVSVQMSVSATELDPLQQFTIEVSYDSQYNGTPLDLRIIHGDRISLVGYVCDAGAVVDASQGGEHFFRWFNIPEDPQPHTRSCTITARADSGFAGVVGLNAVADCADCDGDLNPGDNDVSIPVEILEAPDMSVSVAASELPEAGDEFNVFLEVENLGTSSEPLLTMVSVEISEPMLFHSVTGEHCSLTETMPGLVEGAVWVSHASPSECQLAFGIPEDQVAMGVDVAVYSVTDRDYISSNDTAVASSRIVNLTVNRSIDGWDGSPGDGICESSSGNDDCSLRAAVMEANALAAATGRTFTVKVPYSPFSYTLARTSGEDESLHGSLKIKRRMHLVGIPDEDGNLPFVVGSFPTVETDRLIRIGNPASFVRIENMHLQGQGLVPTDTDGNGTDGGLILHQSGELVLSNVTLTDGMTDGSGGALHSASDDGNGHLTLEQVRIFDNEASDGGGLTFMPESFATLSVIDSNVHDNQANAAGGGILAWNSGGGSLPAVAIQRSALHGNAALLGGGAYLYGVFLAQVSNSTVSGNIAETSGGGISVEAATSLAVNNSTIAFNEAGPGDNNSGNGGGLYVNANATATLYNSIVSSNTGKEACSRPNPSLPPICVPQAANCYGSVDSAGYNAMAGDSECAFNSGGSDDATHVQLGALADNGGSTPTHAPASFNWIVDAGDPACLDRPGGEPLLIDQRGAVRPADGDEDATAQCDRGAYELSENARVSVLVDDAALGRVQSSPTGIWCGEGTNDSCSALFSLDAEVVLTATLASGSGGEFIGWEGACAGQGAVCTVTAAGNVETTALFVLAAQPDFLLGCEGGSTVEVQEGGTAQVSCSVESVNGYSQAVSLLCFESATSIDCQPSAVSVTPPADGSQSFTLSVNAGQTPPGDYSLLVEGSDGERVRQAGLGLSVVEPVSGALFSDRFEQ; encoded by the coding sequence ATGCAATATGCGAAACGATTCCCTTTCTTTATTGCCAGTGCCCTGGCGTTACTTGGAGGTGTGCCGCCTTTGGTGACCAGTGCGGCTGCGCAACCGATTCACTCCAACCTCATTGCCAACGGCGATTTCGAGGCGTTCTCCGACTGGACGTTGCTCGATGCGCCGCTCTGGGGGAGTTCCTCGTTCGATCCGGACTATTTCTGCAACTCGCCCAACCCCACAGGTTGCTTGCAGGCATCAGTCACGCCGATTGCCTCCTCGGGCGAGCGCCGGGTTTCCAGTGCGTGGCAGTGTGTGGATGTGGAACCCAACCGGGCCTATGAAATGTCGCTCGATATTCATGGCAATTTGGGTAATCCGGGTAGTTCGTCAGCTCGCATGCTGCTGCTCGACGTCACCGGCAACCCCTGTCCCGAAGCCGATTCGCCGCCGCAAATCGGTGACTCTTTCGCCAGCGCGTTCTTGTTCGAGCCCTTTGGCTGGGGATCTGCCTCCGGCGTAGGAATTGTTCCGGCCGGCGTCACCCGGGTTGCAACCGCTTTGCATTCGACAACCGGGTCATCCAGCGAGAGCGCGAAATTCTTTTTTGACAATGCCGTACTGGGCAAACTCCGCCCCGATGTGAGTGTTCAAATGAGTGTCAGTGCGACGGAGCTCGATCCATTGCAACAATTCACCATCGAGGTGAGCTACGATTCTCAGTACAACGGGACACCGCTGGATCTCCGTATCATTCATGGTGATCGGATCTCCCTGGTTGGCTACGTTTGCGACGCGGGGGCTGTCGTCGATGCATCACAGGGTGGTGAGCATTTCTTCAGGTGGTTCAATATTCCGGAGGATCCGCAGCCGCACACGCGCAGTTGTACCATCACCGCACGCGCTGATTCTGGATTCGCTGGCGTGGTGGGCCTGAATGCTGTTGCCGATTGTGCGGACTGCGATGGGGACCTCAATCCCGGGGATAATGATGTATCCATTCCGGTAGAGATTTTGGAAGCGCCGGATATGTCGGTTTCGGTGGCTGCTTCCGAGTTGCCGGAAGCTGGTGATGAATTCAACGTGTTTCTCGAAGTTGAGAACCTTGGAACCAGTAGCGAGCCACTTCTTACGATGGTATCGGTGGAGATCAGCGAACCGATGTTGTTTCATTCAGTAACGGGTGAGCATTGTTCGTTGACCGAAACGATGCCCGGCCTGGTTGAGGGGGCGGTTTGGGTGAGCCACGCATCTCCGAGCGAGTGCCAATTGGCATTCGGCATTCCCGAGGACCAAGTGGCAATGGGCGTTGATGTCGCGGTCTACAGCGTGACTGACCGAGATTACATTTCCAGTAACGATACCGCAGTGGCAAGTTCGCGGATCGTCAATCTTACGGTCAACCGCAGCATTGACGGCTGGGATGGCTCGCCGGGTGACGGCATTTGCGAAAGCTCGTCCGGCAACGATGACTGCTCGCTGCGTGCCGCGGTGATGGAGGCCAATGCCCTGGCTGCGGCTACCGGGCGTACGTTTACCGTAAAAGTCCCCTACTCGCCGTTTTCCTACACGCTCGCTCGCACGAGTGGGGAAGATGAGTCGCTCCATGGCAGCCTCAAGATCAAACGGCGCATGCACCTCGTCGGAATACCCGATGAAGATGGCAACTTACCTTTTGTTGTCGGCAGCTTTCCAACTGTCGAGACCGACCGGCTGATCAGAATCGGCAATCCGGCCAGTTTTGTTCGCATAGAGAACATGCATTTGCAAGGCCAGGGCCTCGTGCCAACGGACACGGATGGGAATGGCACCGACGGCGGGCTGATTTTGCACCAGTCCGGCGAGCTTGTCCTGAGTAACGTGACCCTGACCGATGGTATGACGGACGGAAGCGGCGGTGCCCTCCACAGCGCCAGCGACGATGGCAATGGCCACTTGACGCTGGAGCAGGTGAGAATCTTCGATAACGAGGCCTCTGATGGGGGAGGGTTGACTTTTATGCCTGAGAGTTTCGCCACTCTGTCGGTCATCGATAGCAATGTTCATGACAATCAGGCCAACGCAGCGGGTGGCGGCATCCTGGCCTGGAACTCGGGTGGGGGCAGTTTGCCTGCTGTCGCCATCCAGCGTTCGGCGCTGCATGGCAACGCTGCGCTACTGGGTGGTGGTGCCTACCTCTACGGTGTTTTTCTTGCCCAGGTGAGCAACAGCACGGTCTCGGGAAATATCGCGGAAACCTCGGGCGGCGGCATCTCAGTCGAGGCAGCGACATCGCTGGCGGTCAACAACAGCACGATTGCTTTCAATGAGGCAGGGCCAGGTGACAATAACTCAGGAAATGGGGGCGGTCTGTACGTTAATGCCAACGCCACGGCCACGCTCTACAACAGCATCGTCAGCTCCAACACGGGAAAGGAGGCCTGTTCTAGGCCCAATCCTTCGCTGCCGCCCATCTGTGTACCACAGGCCGCCAACTGCTACGGATCCGTCGATTCGGCGGGCTATAACGCGATGGCGGGCGATTCGGAGTGTGCGTTCAACAGCGGGGGTAGCGATGACGCCACGCATGTCCAGCTCGGCGCCTTGGCCGACAATGGTGGCTCCACGCCGACCCACGCGCCGGCCTCGTTTAACTGGATCGTGGACGCTGGCGATCCTGCTTGCCTGGATCGGCCCGGTGGTGAGCCCTTGCTGATTGATCAGCGGGGCGCCGTCAGACCGGCCGACGGTGACGAGGATGCAACGGCGCAATGTGATCGCGGTGCTTACGAGCTCTCAGAAAACGCCCGGGTCAGCGTGCTCGTCGACGATGCCGCACTCGGGCGGGTCCAGTCCAGCCCCACCGGCATCTGGTGCGGAGAGGGTACCAACGACAGCTGCAGTGCCTTGTTCAGCCTGGATGCGGAGGTAGTGCTCACCGCCACGCTCGCATCGGGATCGGGTGGTGAGTTCATCGGCTGGGAGGGGGCCTGCGCCGGTCAGGGGGCAGTCTGCACTGTCACCGCAGCAGGCAATGTCGAGACGACGGCGCTGTTCGTGCTGGCTGCTCAGCCCGACTTTCTGCTTGGCTGCGAGGGCGGGAGTACTGTCGAAGTCCAGGAAGGCGGCACGGCACAGGTCAGCTGTAGCGTGGAATCGGTCAACGGCTACAGCCAAGCCGTGTCGCTGCTGTGCTTTGAAAGCGCGACTTCGATTGATTGCCAGCCCTCAGCGGTGAGCGTGACCCCGCCGGCCGACGGAAGCCAGAGCTTCACGCTCAGTGTCAACGCTGGCCAGACACCGCCCGGAGACTACTCGCTCCTGGTCGAGGGCAGCGACGGGGAAAGGGTCCGGCAGGCCGGGCTCGGGCTGAGTGTCGTCGAACCGGTCTCCGGCGCTCTGTTCTCGGATCGGTTCGAGCAATAG
- a CDS encoding DUF3365 domain-containing protein produces MSEARTAAGELGSQLQQALQAAIAEGGPVAGIEVCRHQAPQIAETISDEQLQVGRTSLKVRNPDNAPDRWETRAMEDFERRLAAGKAPGEIESFAIRNDGERRYGHWMKAIPTQPLCTACHGSDISPAVADAIEAAYPDDQARGYSVGELRGAFSVEVALD; encoded by the coding sequence GTGAGTGAGGCCCGGACCGCCGCCGGGGAACTCGGGAGCCAGCTGCAGCAGGCACTGCAGGCCGCCATCGCCGAAGGCGGCCCGGTAGCGGGCATCGAGGTCTGCAGGCACCAGGCACCGCAGATCGCCGAGACCATATCCGATGAACAACTGCAGGTCGGCCGCACCTCGCTAAAAGTGCGCAACCCCGACAATGCACCCGACCGGTGGGAAACCCGCGCCATGGAAGATTTCGAACGACGCCTTGCCGCCGGCAAGGCACCCGGCGAGATCGAATCCTTCGCCATCCGCAACGACGGCGAGCGCCGCTACGGACACTGGATGAAAGCCATTCCAACCCAGCCCCTGTGCACCGCGTGCCACGGCAGCGACATCAGTCCGGCAGTCGCAGACGCTATCGAAGCGGCCTACCCCGACGACCAGGCTCGCGGGTATTCGGTCGGCGAACTGCGCGGCGCGTTCAGCGTCGAAGTCGCCCTCGACTAA
- a CDS encoding DUF2892 domain-containing protein, giving the protein MNIDRLVFAFAGFMILLSLVLSQVHSVYWLFLTAFVGLNMFQAAFTGFCPLARILKAIGKQPGKAFN; this is encoded by the coding sequence ATGAATATCGATCGACTCGTCTTTGCTTTTGCAGGCTTCATGATCCTGCTCAGCCTCGTGCTGTCTCAGGTTCACAGCGTCTACTGGCTGTTCCTGACGGCGTTCGTGGGCCTGAACATGTTCCAGGCTGCCTTTACCGGCTTCTGCCCCCTGGCCAGGATTCTCAAGGCCATTGGCAAACAACCCGGAAAAGCGTTCAACTAA
- a CDS encoding sigma 54-interacting transcriptional regulator, whose protein sequence is MQQAVLCMNLESGTRRFVIEGDECTIGTGADCDIVIEEISVSRRHACLKREPDGWLVQDLDSTNGTRINEQRIVGAEFFVTGDRLQFGNVRAEFRLEDAAEFEIAVGQPEPRAATALALTDIPPTLASDRLAQFFIAQLPELIARLRSLPPDTHAACIIDCLPKVIAGRWRLLRDDSIIVESGLGDADAGDQHRHCDGLWCIELAARGSIAPSAFEAVAGFALNLVQLTAQTTRRAKGKTHSNPSDQAPPQPVPPSGHPGLHSLYRQAARVADSDINVLIEGDSGTGKELFARFLHAAGGPERPLITLNCASMPADLLDAELFGIEKGVATGVTERAGKFEQAHGGVLFLDEIGDMQPATQARILRVLQEREVFRIGGDRPRPADVRVVSATNHDMNRLVEDGRFRLDLYHRIADWQVRLPSLTERHMDIANLAAHFLQGACQKSGIAFGGISRAALDRLKAYDWPGNVRELEREMKRCALFLEDGEALRSDHLQDRIRLAEQQEMPGTTTLKDSLEHAERTAIQQALASQGGNISNTARQLGIGRSTLYRRIQELGIVTE, encoded by the coding sequence ATGCAGCAAGCAGTCTTGTGCATGAATCTGGAGTCGGGGACCCGTCGCTTCGTCATCGAGGGAGACGAATGCACCATCGGCACCGGCGCCGACTGCGACATCGTCATCGAGGAGATCTCGGTGTCGCGCCGCCACGCCTGCCTCAAGCGCGAGCCCGACGGCTGGCTGGTGCAGGATCTTGATTCCACCAACGGTACCCGCATCAACGAACAGCGCATCGTCGGGGCGGAATTTTTTGTAACCGGCGACCGGCTGCAGTTCGGCAATGTTCGCGCCGAATTTCGCCTTGAAGATGCGGCGGAATTCGAAATCGCAGTCGGGCAGCCCGAGCCCAGGGCCGCCACTGCCCTTGCCCTGACCGATATCCCGCCTACCCTGGCCAGTGATCGCCTGGCACAGTTCTTCATTGCCCAGCTGCCCGAGCTCATCGCCAGGCTGCGCAGCCTGCCCCCGGATACGCATGCGGCCTGCATCATCGACTGCCTGCCGAAGGTCATCGCCGGCCGCTGGCGCCTGCTGCGCGATGACTCGATCATCGTCGAATCGGGCCTGGGGGATGCCGATGCCGGTGACCAGCACCGACACTGCGACGGCCTGTGGTGCATCGAACTGGCCGCCAGAGGCAGCATCGCGCCGTCCGCGTTCGAAGCCGTGGCCGGCTTTGCCCTCAATCTGGTGCAGCTGACGGCTCAAACCACGCGCCGGGCCAAAGGCAAGACCCACAGCAACCCGTCCGACCAGGCCCCGCCACAGCCGGTGCCGCCGAGCGGCCACCCGGGACTCCACTCACTCTATCGACAGGCCGCCCGAGTGGCGGACAGCGACATCAACGTGCTCATCGAGGGCGATTCGGGCACGGGCAAGGAGTTGTTTGCGCGCTTTCTGCATGCTGCCGGCGGGCCTGAAAGGCCTTTAATCACCCTCAACTGCGCCAGCATGCCGGCGGATTTGCTCGATGCCGAACTGTTCGGCATCGAGAAAGGCGTGGCTACGGGTGTCACCGAGCGGGCCGGCAAGTTCGAACAAGCGCACGGCGGTGTTCTGTTTCTCGACGAGATCGGCGACATGCAGCCGGCGACCCAGGCGCGTATCCTGCGCGTGCTGCAGGAACGCGAAGTCTTTCGAATCGGCGGTGACCGGCCGCGCCCCGCCGACGTACGCGTGGTCTCGGCCACCAACCACGACATGAATCGGCTGGTCGAGGACGGCCGCTTCCGCCTGGATCTCTACCACCGGATCGCCGACTGGCAAGTCCGTCTGCCATCGCTGACCGAGCGCCATATGGACATTGCCAATCTCGCCGCCCACTTCCTGCAGGGTGCCTGTCAGAAGTCCGGCATTGCCTTCGGCGGTATTTCGCGGGCGGCACTCGACCGCCTCAAGGCCTACGACTGGCCGGGCAACGTACGCGAACTCGAACGCGAGATGAAGCGCTGCGCCCTGTTCCTCGAAGACGGCGAAGCGCTCCGATCCGACCACCTGCAGGACCGCATCCGCCTGGCCGAGCAACAAGAAATGCCCGGCACAACCACCCTGAAAGACAGCCTGGAACATGCCGAGCGAACGGCAATCCAGCAGGCCCTGGCCAGCCAGGGGGGGAATATCAGCAACACGGCCCGCCAGCTGGGAATTGGCCGTTCGACGCTCTATCGGCGAATCCAGGAGCTGGGTATTGTCACCGAATGA
- a CDS encoding serine/threonine-protein kinase, with amino-acid sequence MNTNPLDWETGVPLASGGSAEVVRAWCPSLGRDIAVKYLKAEDPGAIARLVREAETQKGLEHPHILRVHQTGVHLGRHYIAMDLVEGKPIDQALEGADQDARLAVFEQVLAAVALAHERGVTHRDLKPANILVEEADDGPHAWVMDFGLARQAGDATLTVTGHAIGTPGYMAPEQARGEKHIDARADIFALGVILYRLFTGSLPFDADTPVAMMLQAASGDIAPISGMRRHLPEGLVRIVAKCLEYRRTDRYDSARKLLADIHAFRTGQVLEARRIGRLYSLQRWSRRNPALALTGLAAIALVTASAAAALWSWQQSERDLATARGLIASAERVRSDWYIDQMRPPHDQAETRQQALATLDGLERETRRTGPHASAEVHSAMADLHYELGDYADALKLAESAWQAGLRQPATANRATRSLLRQYNEARIQRSLSVDPELLPELDHRARSDLLSDLAPYRDHLPAETDRLVRISLGEREGTALEWIEGIEPATPDDWDTLLILAQHQTAEAGLELMREQEKAAASIKRIDSALANLIDTARSSAAAHLARCQLAAVEANPLNTAYDPDTPGSRERIGHCGTGLAIRSEDANLLAAKAYWLWQTAKRKLRAREDYVHLLDEAIELAGRALKLAPDNHPARLALGTALQLKGRWAMGEGQPESEYLERALDVLQQAHEEFPGSVNIINNLAVTWTTIATSRNTRGNSIAGEAAHEEAIRWMQRAAAIRPDDRRLVHNAMATEIFLMYDRQERGLHRMSDHDRLDEGLEALIERYPDYATPYNSLALLWWGLAEFQQRGGEDPQPALARAENVLRRLLAFDPDHESGLVNLAGILRHQYRFSTPVRSERLERAADEAMAIYRRLERPEAERQEFGCLIAEILAARAHRQPPDQQSALLTEAERLSRTSDNIDWLKLECLVTRAEIAINMSRAVRDDPVIGRIWEEIATIMAERMPENAALIDAAARLAWSLNKSDLAAEWSAQAAAGNPQFPILSPAGADSAVPTP; translated from the coding sequence GTGAATACCAATCCGCTGGACTGGGAAACCGGTGTCCCGCTCGCCAGCGGCGGCTCGGCCGAGGTGGTTCGCGCCTGGTGCCCCTCACTCGGCCGCGATATTGCCGTCAAGTACCTGAAGGCCGAGGACCCCGGGGCCATCGCACGCCTGGTGCGCGAGGCCGAAACCCAGAAGGGGCTCGAGCACCCGCACATCCTGCGTGTCCACCAGACCGGCGTGCATCTGGGACGCCACTACATCGCCATGGACCTGGTCGAGGGCAAGCCCATCGACCAGGCGCTCGAGGGCGCCGACCAGGACGCGCGACTGGCCGTTTTCGAGCAGGTACTGGCCGCCGTGGCGCTGGCACATGAGCGAGGCGTGACTCACCGCGATCTCAAGCCGGCCAATATCCTGGTCGAGGAAGCCGATGATGGTCCGCATGCCTGGGTGATGGATTTCGGGCTCGCCCGCCAGGCCGGCGACGCAACGCTGACCGTGACTGGACACGCAATCGGCACGCCCGGCTACATGGCCCCGGAGCAGGCGCGCGGGGAAAAGCACATCGATGCCCGTGCCGACATATTCGCTCTGGGCGTGATCCTCTACCGGCTGTTTACCGGGAGCCTGCCTTTCGACGCCGACACGCCTGTGGCGATGATGCTGCAGGCAGCCTCCGGTGACATCGCGCCGATCTCGGGCATGCGCCGCCACTTGCCCGAAGGACTGGTGCGGATCGTGGCCAAGTGCCTGGAGTATCGGCGGACCGACCGCTATGACAGCGCGCGAAAACTGCTGGCGGATATTCATGCCTTTCGCACTGGACAGGTGCTCGAGGCCCGGAGAATTGGCCGCCTGTACAGCCTGCAACGCTGGTCACGTCGAAACCCGGCGCTGGCACTGACCGGCCTGGCGGCCATCGCACTGGTAACGGCCAGCGCCGCCGCTGCCCTGTGGAGCTGGCAGCAAAGTGAGCGCGATCTCGCCACGGCGCGCGGTCTGATCGCCAGTGCCGAGCGCGTTCGCAGCGACTGGTATATCGACCAGATGCGCCCGCCGCACGACCAGGCAGAAACGCGACAGCAGGCGTTGGCGACCCTGGATGGACTCGAACGCGAAACCCGTCGGACGGGGCCGCACGCCAGTGCTGAGGTCCATTCAGCCATGGCCGACCTGCACTACGAGCTGGGTGACTACGCAGACGCCCTGAAACTGGCCGAAAGCGCCTGGCAGGCCGGGTTGCGGCAGCCGGCAACCGCCAACCGGGCGACACGCTCGCTGCTGCGGCAATACAACGAGGCGCGTATCCAGCGCAGCCTGTCGGTCGATCCCGAATTGCTGCCCGAACTGGACCACCGGGCGCGCAGCGACCTGTTGAGTGATTTGGCGCCCTACCGCGACCATCTGCCGGCAGAAACCGACCGGCTGGTCCGAATCAGCCTTGGAGAGCGCGAAGGCACGGCCCTGGAGTGGATCGAAGGCATCGAGCCGGCAACCCCCGACGACTGGGACACCCTGCTGATACTCGCCCAGCACCAGACCGCCGAGGCCGGCCTGGAACTGATGCGCGAACAGGAAAAGGCCGCGGCCAGTATCAAACGAATCGACAGTGCGCTGGCCAACCTGATCGACACCGCACGCTCCAGCGCTGCTGCCCACCTGGCCCGCTGCCAGCTGGCCGCCGTGGAAGCCAACCCGCTCAACACCGCCTACGACCCTGATACCCCAGGCAGTCGTGAACGCATCGGACACTGCGGCACCGGGCTTGCCATTCGTAGCGAGGACGCCAACCTGCTTGCCGCAAAGGCCTACTGGCTGTGGCAAACGGCCAAACGCAAGCTGAGGGCGCGCGAGGACTACGTGCACCTGCTTGACGAAGCGATCGAGCTGGCTGGCCGGGCGCTCAAGCTCGCACCGGACAACCACCCCGCGCGGCTCGCACTGGGCACCGCGCTGCAACTCAAGGGCCGGTGGGCCATGGGCGAAGGGCAACCGGAATCCGAGTACCTGGAACGAGCCCTCGATGTTCTTCAACAAGCGCACGAGGAGTTTCCCGGAAGCGTCAATATCATCAACAACCTGGCAGTGACCTGGACGACCATCGCCACATCACGCAATACCCGCGGGAACTCCATTGCCGGAGAAGCTGCTCATGAAGAGGCGATTCGATGGATGCAGCGCGCCGCTGCAATTCGGCCCGACGACCGCCGACTGGTCCACAATGCGATGGCCACCGAGATTTTTTTGATGTACGACCGGCAGGAGCGCGGCCTCCACCGAATGTCGGATCACGACCGACTGGACGAAGGTCTCGAGGCCCTGATCGAGCGCTATCCGGACTACGCCACGCCGTACAATTCCCTGGCCCTTCTGTGGTGGGGACTGGCAGAGTTTCAGCAGCGCGGCGGCGAGGATCCACAGCCCGCGCTGGCCCGGGCCGAGAACGTCCTGCGCCGTTTACTGGCATTCGACCCTGATCACGAGAGCGGCCTGGTCAACCTGGCCGGCATACTCCGCCACCAGTATCGATTCAGTACCCCCGTCCGCTCCGAGCGCCTGGAGAGGGCGGCCGACGAGGCTATGGCCATCTACCGTCGACTGGAACGCCCCGAGGCCGAGCGCCAGGAGTTTGGCTGCCTGATTGCCGAGATCCTGGCAGCCCGGGCCCATAGACAACCGCCTGATCAACAATCTGCATTATTGACCGAGGCTGAGCGCCTGAGCCGGACCAGCGACAATATTGACTGGTTAAAACTGGAGTGCCTGGTCACTCGGGCCGAAATTGCCATCAATATGAGCCGGGCTGTCCGGGACGACCCGGTGATCGGCCGGATCTGGGAAGAGATCGCAACGATCATGGCGGAGCGCATGCCCGAGAATGCGGCTCTGATCGATGCCGCCGCAAGACTAGCCTGGTCACTGAACAAATCGGATCTGGCGGCCGAGTGGTCCGCCCAAGCCGCAGCCGGAAACCCGCAGTTCCCGATCCTGTCCCCTGCCGGTGCAGATTCCGCCGTGCCGACACCCTGA
- a CDS encoding inorganic phosphate transporter, whose translation MEQAIFYIILAALFGLFMAWGIGANDVANAMAPSVGSRAITIKQAILIAAIFEFGGAVLAGGGVTSTIRKGIVDASLLQGQPELLVFGMLAALLAAGTWLLIASARGWPVSTTHTIIGAVVGFAAIGIGFSTVHWDQVGQIVMSWVISPLMAGFIAWLLFTSVQRLVLDRKDPLRAARRWVPGYIFLAGFFMTLVTVFKGLKHIGIDLDPIHAYSLAVALGVIIAGVGTVFIMRIPDTDLQDTDFHYYTVERIFGVLMVVTACSMAFAHGSNDVANAIGPVAAVVSVASSGSVNQEAIVPVWILILGGGGIVVGLATYGHRVIATVGSNITTLTPSRGFAAGLAAAATIVMASGTGLPISTTHTVVGAILGVGLARGIAAINLRTVGSIFMSWIITIPAGALLSVMFFLIIRAIAG comes from the coding sequence ATGGAACAGGCGATTTTCTACATCATCCTGGCGGCACTGTTTGGCCTGTTCATGGCCTGGGGCATCGGCGCCAACGATGTGGCCAACGCCATGGCGCCCTCGGTGGGCTCACGCGCCATCACGATCAAGCAAGCCATTCTTATAGCCGCAATATTCGAGTTCGGGGGCGCTGTGCTGGCTGGCGGCGGTGTCACCAGCACTATCCGCAAGGGTATCGTGGATGCATCTCTGCTACAGGGCCAGCCCGAGCTGCTGGTCTTCGGCATGCTCGCGGCCCTGCTGGCCGCCGGGACCTGGCTACTGATCGCCTCGGCACGCGGCTGGCCGGTCTCGACCACCCATACCATCATCGGTGCCGTGGTCGGTTTTGCGGCAATCGGAATCGGCTTCTCGACCGTTCACTGGGACCAGGTCGGCCAGATCGTGATGAGCTGGGTGATCAGCCCGCTGATGGCCGGCTTCATCGCCTGGCTGTTGTTCACCAGCGTGCAGCGCCTGGTGCTCGACCGGAAGGATCCGTTGCGCGCTGCCCGCCGCTGGGTGCCGGGCTATATTTTCCTGGCCGGGTTCTTCATGACCCTGGTGACCGTGTTCAAGGGCCTCAAACACATTGGCATCGATCTCGATCCGATCCATGCCTACAGCCTGGCCGTTGCCCTGGGCGTCATCATTGCGGGCGTCGGCACAGTTTTCATCATGCGCATTCCCGATACCGACCTGCAGGACACCGACTTTCACTACTACACGGTCGAGCGCATATTCGGTGTATTGATGGTCGTCACGGCCTGCTCAATGGCCTTCGCACACGGCTCCAACGATGTCGCCAACGCCATCGGTCCAGTGGCGGCCGTGGTCAGCGTGGCCAGCAGCGGCAGCGTGAATCAGGAAGCCATCGTCCCGGTCTGGATCCTGATCCTGGGCGGCGGCGGCATCGTTGTCGGCCTGGCTACCTACGGACACCGCGTGATCGCGACAGTCGGCAGCAATATCACCACGCTGACGCCCTCGCGCGGCTTCGCGGCCGGACTGGCGGCCGCGGCCACCATCGTCATGGCCTCCGGCACGGGACTGCCGATTTCGACCACACACACGGTCGTCGGCGCCATCCTGGGTGTCGGCCTGGCCCGCGGCATCGCCGCGATCAACCTGCGCACCGTCGGTTCGATCTTCATGTCCTGGATCATCACCATCCCGGCCGGCGCCCTGCTGTCGGTAATGTTCTTCCTGATTATCCGCGCCATCGCGGGCTGA
- a CDS encoding TIGR00153 family protein, translating to MNPSGYISRVFGQSPVRPLQEHIEKAAACAQQLPEFVRAAQAGDWTGAGEVRKSIVRLEHEADDLKRDLRLNLPRTLFMPVARTDVLEMLSVQDRIANKARDISGLMLGRRMTFPQALQDTYLAFADRCLDAVLQAHKTVNELDELFETGFRGSEIELVMGMIKELDRVENDSDSLQVELRARLFEIERDLPPIDVMFLYKIIDWTGDLGDLAQRVGSRLHLMIAR from the coding sequence ATGAATCCAAGCGGTTACATTTCACGAGTTTTCGGTCAGTCGCCGGTTCGTCCTCTGCAAGAGCACATCGAAAAGGCTGCGGCCTGCGCCCAGCAACTCCCGGAATTCGTCCGCGCCGCCCAGGCCGGCGACTGGACGGGCGCCGGAGAAGTCCGCAAGAGCATTGTCCGGCTCGAACACGAAGCAGACGATCTCAAGCGTGATCTGCGCCTCAACCTGCCGCGCACTCTGTTCATGCCGGTGGCGCGCACCGATGTGCTCGAGATGCTCTCGGTACAGGATCGTATTGCCAACAAGGCACGCGACATCTCCGGCCTCATGCTGGGGCGGCGCATGACCTTTCCACAAGCCCTGCAGGATACGTACCTGGCCTTTGCCGATCGCTGTCTCGACGCCGTACTCCAGGCACACAAGACGGTCAACGAACTCGACGAACTGTTCGAAACCGGATTTCGCGGGAGCGAGATCGAACTGGTCATGGGCATGATCAAGGAACTCGATCGGGTCGAGAACGACAGCGATAGCCTTCAGGTCGAGCTGCGAGCACGCCTGTTCGAAATTGAACGGGATCTGCCGCCGATCGACGTGATGTTTCTCTACAAGATCATCGACTGGACCGGTGATCTCGGCGACCTTGCCCAACGGGTCGGGAGCCGACTGCACCTGATGATCGCACGCTAG